CGTGCTCCTCGACGACCTCGGGCACCGACCAGGAGGTGATCAGGTTGTGGATGATCACGCCGCTGCCGCCGTTCCTGGCGAGCTCGCGCGCGGCGACCAGGGCGGTGATCGCGGACGGGGAGACCGGGTCGCCGTTCTCGTCGACGACGAAGCAGCGGTCGGCGTCGCCGTCGAAGGCGATGCCCAGGTCGGCGGACTCCTCGCGCACCCGCTTCTGCAGGTCCACGATGTTCGCCGGGTCGAGGGGGTTGGCCTCGTGGTTCGGGAAGGTGCCGTCCAGTTCGAAGTACATCGGGACGAGCGTCAGGGGCAGGCCCGCGAAGACCGTGGGGACCGTGTGGCCGCCCATGCCGTTGCCCGCGTCCACGACGACCTTCAGGGGGCGGATGGAGGTCAGGTCGACCAGGCCCCGCAGGTGGGCCGCGTAGTCCTCCAGCGTGTCGCGCCGGCTGATCGTGCCCTGCGTGGCCGTCGGGGCCGGGGCGCCCGAGTCGATCCAGCCCTCGGCCAGTGCGCGGATCTCGGCGAGCCCCGTGTCCTGGCCGACCGGGGCGGCGCCCGCGCGGCACATCTTGATGCCGTTGTACTGGGCCGGATTGTGCGAGGCCGTGAACATCGCGCCCGGCAGGTCCAGCGCGCCCGAGGCGTAGTACAGCTGGTCGGTGGAGCACAGGCCGATCTCGGTGACGTCGACCCCCTGCGCGGCCGCCCCGCGCGCGAAGGCACGCGACAGGCCGGGGGACGAGGGCCGCATGTCGTGCCCGACCACGATCGCGGTCGCCGCGGTCACCCGGACGAAGGCGACCCCGAAGAGCTCGGCCAGCGTCTCGTCCCACTGGTCGGGAACGACACCGCGCACGTCGTACGCCTTCACGAGCTGTGACAGATCAGCAGCCACGGCCTAACCCTTCTCAAAGTCGGTCGGTCGCCCCAAACTACCCGCCCCCACCGACGGCGGTGCC
Above is a window of Streptomyces sp. NBC_00490 DNA encoding:
- a CDS encoding phosphomannomutase/phosphoglucomutase, which gives rise to MAADLSQLVKAYDVRGVVPDQWDETLAELFGVAFVRVTAATAIVVGHDMRPSSPGLSRAFARGAAAQGVDVTEIGLCSTDQLYYASGALDLPGAMFTASHNPAQYNGIKMCRAGAAPVGQDTGLAEIRALAEGWIDSGAPAPTATQGTISRRDTLEDYAAHLRGLVDLTSIRPLKVVVDAGNGMGGHTVPTVFAGLPLTLVPMYFELDGTFPNHEANPLDPANIVDLQKRVREESADLGIAFDGDADRCFVVDENGDPVSPSAITALVAARELARNGGSGVIIHNLITSWSVPEVVEEHGGTPVRTRVGHSFIKAEMAKSGAIFGGEHSAHYYFKDFWNADTGMLAALHVLAALGGQEGPLSALVAEYDRYTGSGEINSTVADQTGRLAAIRAAYEPREDITLDELDGLTVSASDWWFNVRPSNTEPLLRLNAEAREATTMAKIRDEVLAIIRA